A window of Symphalangus syndactylus isolate Jambi chromosome X, NHGRI_mSymSyn1-v2.1_pri, whole genome shotgun sequence genomic DNA:
cattcatgtgtgtatgtgcagaCAGAGAGAACTTCATCTTCATAGTTCTGGTATTTTCAGGGttcacctcccaaataaattatttgtacTCCAATTCCTGACCTAGTGTCAGCTTCTGGGGAAATACAATCTAATTCAACACTAACTAAGGTTTATTGTAGGCATGTGAGATGTGAGGGTGGTTAACTATTTAGAAAATCAACCAATGGGATTAATcatattaacaaagaaaaaggaggaagtcACACAATCATTTGAATTGATGCAGAAAAGCACTTGAGAACATTCAACAGCCATCCTtaataaaacaccaaaaaacaaacaaaaatctcttaGAAAACTAAGAAgggaactttctttctttttttttttttagtacaaacTTAGGGCTCTTTATTCAGGCAGTAAAGTAAGGAACAGCAAAGTGGGAGGGCTACACCATCACCATGGCAACAGAAAGCCTCAAAAACATAAAGTCCCTCGACTTATGTCGGGTAGACTCTTTCTAGCTCAGGAGAAACACATTTTAACTGGCTGAGGACAAGGCCAGGCAGCCTGGCCTCACTGTGGAAGGGCAGCTGGACGCATGGCCTCTGGTCAATCCTGGAAATGCTTGGTGAGGGCTTCCAGCAGCTCCTGCTTCTTCAGCCCACTCTTCAGCCCGTAAGCCCGGCAGGCCTCTTTCAGCATGGGCACAGTGAACTTGCCCAACGTGCCCTTGCTAATGTGGGTCTTCGGCTCCTCTTCTGAATACTCCACCTTGGGCCTTTTGCTTCCAGAACCTTCATTATCGTGTTTTCTCTTGGTAACTTTCCCTTCAGGATTGTAATCTGGTGGGTAAACAAGCTCCTTAAACTCATCCACCAAGGAGCCCagtcttttatttattgcttCAACCTTGGGCAATGTCAGGTCCACTGCTTGTTCTGGCTCCATCAAATCCAAGGCCAAGGCCTCCAGGTTCCTGAAGTGCTGCTGCAGCACAGGGTTCTTAAAGCTGTCACTTCTGCATGTGAAGGGAAGCTTCTCAATGATAGCCTTCATCTTGTCCACCTGCTCTGGAGTTGCCATGACTTTTTCAGTAAAGGGCATCTTCCTTTTATCATCAGCAAAGGGTAAAAAGACCAGCTGGAAGCCTGGAGGAGTCACCTGAATTTTCTGGTCATCCAACTCTTCTTCCTGAGTCACCAAAGCCACAAAATAAGGGGGGATGTTCCTGCGGGGTGTGTATCTGCACAAtgctgcaacctccttctccagACACTTCATGAGCAGAGCACTGAACAGGGTTGAGCTCCCAATCACCAGCGACTCCTCTGGGTACACGAACAGGGAGGGCCTCAGGTAATGGCCTTTCTTCAGCAGTACCAATGGCTTGAAACCCATGAGCATCAAACCTGGATCATCAAACCGTTTTAGCtcttctgtttcctctttctcCAGTATAATCTGACGACTCCCATAGATCTGAGACCTCTTGGTATCGCTAGGCAGAAGCAAACCGTCTGTACTTGTATTAAAGGTCTGGGTCTTGGTTTTCACTGGTTCATTTATTTCCCGATAGAGCTTTATTGGAGGAGGCTTGAGAGCCTTCTGGACCAGATTATAAATGCCCACAGAGATCACTATATCTTTGTTGAGCTTCAGCTTTAACCTGCTGAGTGCTCACTTCCTGGTCTCTTTGGCGTGAACCTTCTGCAACAGGTCTTCTAGCTTGCTGGATTCCTCAAAGTGAACCCTGAGGTCCTCATCCTCTGCTATGCTGATGATATCTCTGTAGAACAAGGATATATCAAAGCCTCCAGGCTTCTTCAGATGCATCAAGTCAAGGAAGATGCCTGTGTCTCGGAGATCACTGGCTTTCGTCCTGGCCTGGCTGGCTTTGGCACTCTCATTGCCATGGGGGTTGTCTTCATTGGTGAAGAGCATGATCTTCTTATGACTCATCTTGAATTGGACATCACTAAAGAGGTTGGCATGGACCCACAGCACTTCACTGAGTGAGTAGTCAGATCCATGGCCCATCAGGTCTTGGAAACGTTTTTGTCCCTGCTGCCCCTTAAACTGGTCAAGCTCTAGAATTTGTTTTGCACCTGGATTATCCAGCTCCTGtaagacataaatatttttaaaattcactgaaTTTTTGTCTTTCTCGGTACCATAGAACACCACAGCCAAGAGATCTCGATCACTGCTTATGATCTTACTTTGAATACACTGGATGCTCATGTCAAAAGGTGTCAACTCATCTTCACTAGGAGATTCAAACATAGCCTTGGAGGCATCAACCGAAAAAATCAAACTatctttttctgaatatttatagTCTCCTCTTGCTTCAAGGTtctcttcttgttcttcttcagCTTCTTCATCGCCCTCAGTTTTGTAATATGACTCCCACCCTGACATGTTGGCTACTGCTCACTTTGGCTAAGAAGAGAACTTTCTGATCTGATAAGGAgaagtcacacacaaaaaaaccctacagCAACCGTCGTAATTAACAGTGAAGTATTAAAATCCTTCGTCATAGATTGAGAATGAGAAAGCGTTTCCTACTATTTCCACTTCTGTTTCGCGTTATAGCAGAGGTCCAATGTAGTTCAATAATctaagaaaatgggagaaaagcataaagatcagagtagaatACATAAATCTATTATTCACAAACTACAAGATTGGGTCCATAAGAAATCCAATAAAATCCATAGACaaactattagaattaataagtgaatttagcaaggtAGTGGGATACAAagtaaacatgttttaaaaatcacttgcatttttatatatcagcaacaaaaagacaaaataaatttataaaagataTCACTTACAATAACACAAGAAAACACgaaattcctagaaataaatCTAAGATGTGCAAGATCTCTACactgaaaacaagaaaacactgagagaaattaaagaaaatctaaataaaaggaGGGATGTGCTATTAGTCATGTATTGGAAGACTAAATACTGTAAAGATGTCAGTTTTCTCCAAGTTAATACATAGATTTGACACAATCCCAGTAAAAATTCAAGCAggcttaaaaaaacttttaatactACCAGATATTAAGAATGCTGTAATAAATAAGACAGTATGATATTGGTGCAAGGACAGTCAATTTGAAAATGTAACAGAATGGAGTTCAGAAATGGACCCACATATATATGGTCACTTGCTTTctgaaaaaatattacattttcataaattattatGGGTCAATTGAATATcacatagaaaaaatatatcatgACTCCTAGTTCATGTCATACACCCAAACCAATTCCAGGTGATGTTTAAAaggtaaaaagtaaatattttatagaaaacataggagaacaTCTTCATGACCATAAAGTAGGCAAAGACCTTAAATGGGACGTGAAACatactaataatattttaaaaaatgcattagaCTACATTAAAATCAACaacttttatttatcaaaaaacATTGAGTGGAAGAAGGTCATCTTTAAGgggaagaagacatttatagTATATATTCAGATTCCTTGCCAAATTTTCTACTGAGATTTCTGTCTTTGTCACACTGATTTGTAAAAATtctttatatacaatatatattatgtattccaGATAGTTATTTGAGATATATGTCTCTGGCAGTGCCTCCAGAGACATATATCTTAAAGAACTATTCAAACATGTAAAGAAttcctacaaataaaaaaaaaaagactgacatcCCAATAGAAAGCTTGGCAAAGGGCCcaaacaaacatttctcaaaagaagttatCTAAATGGCCAAAAGATGCTTAACCTCAggagtcatcagagaaatgcacattaaaaccacaatgcaatatcacTACTGTAGTGAACTCTGTAGTGTGCTTCCCAAATTCCTCTTCCACAAATCAGGACCGAAGTACTCATCTCGCTGACTCCTATAAATGTTGATCACTGACAGCTCACAGCCTAGTTCCTCCTCCTGCTGGGGAGGTCTGCATCCAATGACTGGTTGATATGAGGTATAAAGGCTCAGTCCTCTGCCCAAATCTGAGGCAATTCTGAAGGGTCATCCCAGCTTCAGAGTTCTCCATGGCACTGGCCAAGGTCTTTGTTATGACTGCATCATGGTCCATCCTCGACCCCTGCCTAATCCTGCTTTCTCCACTTCCTCAAAGATACTGTTCCTAAGAGCACTCCCCAGTAAACTTTCTGCACACTAGTATTTATCTTGTAGTCGACTTTCCTAGGAACGCAACCCAGGGTGACTACATATCCACcagaaagactgaaagaaaaaagatagacaataccatgtgttggtgaggatgtggaccAATCAGAATGCTCATATATGAATGTAGACTAAGCAGAATGCTCACATACTGTGGGTGAGTGTGTAAATTGTACAACCGCTTTGGAAATCACTGTGGCAATATAGCTGTATCTACTATAGCTGAACATGCATacatgacccaacaattccactactAAGCACTGTAacacatagaaagacaaatatattcACCAATAGATATGTACACAAATGTTTGTAACAGCATTGCTTGATGCAATGCCGCCCAAACTAGAagcaactcaaatgcccatcaagatTGGACtggagccgggcacagtggctcacacgccCATCAAGAGTTGAAcagagccaagtgcagtggctcacgccttaatcccagcatcttgagaggccgaggcaggaggatttcttgagcccaggagtttgagacgagtctgggcaacatggtgagaccccgtctctacaaataataataaaaatattatccaggcatagtggcatatgcctgacatgtcccagctactcaggaagctgagatgggaggattgcttgagcctggaaagtcaaggctgcagtgagccgtgatcataccactgcactgcagcctaggtaacagagcaagaccctgtctcaaaaaaaaaaaaaaaaaaaaaaaaagaaaagtggaatggataaataaattgtggtatattcacataCAAATCTCACAAATATAATATTGAGTAAAAGAAGCTGGACATAAAAAGGGaagttctggctgggcgcggtggctcacgcctgtaatgccagcactttggggggctgaggcgggtggatcacgaggtcaggagatcaagaccatcctggctaacacagtgaaaccccgtctctactgaaaatacaaaaaaattagccgggcgtggtggcgggcgcctgtagtcccagctacttgggaggctgaggcaggagaatggtgtgaacccaggaggcagagcttgcagtcagccgagattgcaccactgcattccagcctgggggacaaagcgagactccgtctcaaaaaaaaaaaaaaaaaaaaaaagaggaggggaaATTCTGTGTGATTCTGATTCCatctatgtaaaatataaaaataaacaaaaccggTAGAAATCAGGATAGTGGTTACCATTGTGGGGCAATAGAGACTATGAGGAGCACGCTGGGGGTTTCTGGAGAgtgc
This region includes:
- the LOC129475106 gene encoding LOW QUALITY PROTEIN: X-ray repair cross-complementing protein 6-like (The sequence of the model RefSeq protein was modified relative to this genomic sequence to represent the inferred CDS: substituted 1 base at 1 genomic stop codon); this translates as MSGWESYYKTEGDEEAEEEQEENLEARGDYKYSEKDSLIFSVDASKAMFESPSEDELTPFDMSIQELDNPGAKQILELDQFKGQQGQKRFQDLMGHGSDYSLSEVLWVHANLFSDVQFKMSHKKIMLFTNEDNPHGNESAKASQARTKASDLRDTGIFLDLMHLKKPGGFDISLFYRDIISIAEDEDLRVHFEESSKLEDLLQKVHAKETRKXALSRLKLKLNKDIVISVGIYNLVQKALKPPPIKLYREINEPVKTKTQTFNTSTDGLLLPSDTKRSQIYGSRQIILEKEETEELKRFDDPGLMLMGFKPLVLLKKGHYLRPSLFVYPEESLVIGSSTLFSALLMKCLEKEVAALCRYTPRRNIPPYFVALVTQEEELDDQKIQVTPPGFQLVFLPFADDKRKMPFTEKVMATPEQVDKMKAIIEKLPFTCRSDSFKNPVLQQHFRNLEALALDLMEPEQAVDLTLPKVEAINKRLGSLVDEFKELVYPPDYNPEGKVTKRKHDNEGSGSKRPKVEYSEEEPKTHISKGTLGKFTVPMLKEACRAYGLKSGLKKQELLEALTKHFQD